In the genome of Globicephala melas chromosome 3, mGloMel1.2, whole genome shotgun sequence, one region contains:
- the CALR gene encoding calreticulin: MLLPVLVLLGLLGLGAAEPAVYFKEQFLDGDGWTERWIESKHKPDFGKFVLSSGKFYGDQEKDKGLQTSQDARFYALSARFEPFSNKGQTLVVQFTVKHEQNIDCGGGYVKLFPDGLDQTDMHGDSEYNIMFGPDICGPGTKKVHVIFNYKGKNVLINKDIRCKDDEFTHLYTLIVRPDNTYEVKIDNSQVESGSLEDDWDFLPPKKIKDPDAAKPEDWDERAKVDDPTDSKPEDWDKPEHIPDPDAKKPEDWDEEMDGEWEPPVIQNPEYKGEWKPRQIDNPDYKGIWIHPEIDNPEYSPDSNIYAYENFAVLGLDLWQVKSGTIFDNFLITNDEAYAEEFGNETWGVTKAAEKQMKDKQDEEQRLKEEEEEKKRKEEEEADKEEEEDKDEDEEDEDEKEEEDEEDAAAGQAKDEL, from the exons ATGCTGCTACCCGTGCTGGTGCTGCTCGGCCTTCTTGGCCTGGGCGCCGCTGAACCCGCCGTTTACTTCAAGGAGCAGTTTCTGGACGGAG ACGGATGGACCGAGCGCTGGATCGAATCCAAACACAAACCAGATTTTGGCAAATTCGTTCTCAGTTCCGGCAAGTTCTACGGTGACCAGGAGAAAGATAAAG GGCTGCAGACAAGCCAGGATGCCCGGTTTTATGCTCTGTCGGCCAGATTCGAGCCCTTCTCCAATAAGGGTCAAACACTGGTGGTGCAGTTCACCGTGAAACACGAACAGAACATCGACTGTGGGGGCGGCTACGTGAAGCTATTTCCAGATGGTCTGGACCAGACAGACATGCATGGAGACTCTGAATACAACATCATGTTTG GCCCGGACATCTGTGGTCCTGGCACCAAGAAGGTTCATGTCATCTTCAACTACAAGGGCAAGAACGTGCTGATCAACAAGGATATCCGTTGCAAG GACGATGAATTCACACACCTGTACACGCTGATTGTGCGGCCTGATAATACCTATGAGGTAAAGATTGACAACAGCCAGGTGGAGTCAGGCTCTCTGGAGGACGATTGGGATTTCTTGCCTCCCAAGAAGATAAAGGATCCTGATGCTGCAAAGCCTGAAGACTGGGACGAGCGAGCCAAGGTTGATGACCCTACGGACTCCAAGCCTGAG GACTGGGACAAGCCTGAGCACATTCCTGACCCAGATGCTAAGAAGCCCGAGGACTGGGATGAAGAGATGGACGGAGAGTGGGAACCACCAGTGATTCAGAACCCAGAGTACAAG GGTGAGTGGAAGCCCCGACAGATTGACAACCCAGATTACAAGGGCATTTGGATCCACCCAGAGATCGACAACCCTGAGTATTCCCCTGATAGCAACATCTACGCCTATGAAAACTTTGCTGTACTGGGCTTGGATCTATGGCAG GTCAAGTCTGGCACCATCTTTGACAACTTCCTCATCACCAACGACGAAGCATACGCTGAGGAGTTTGGCAACGAGACATGGGGCGTTACGAAG GcagcagaaaaacaaatgaaggacaAGCAAGACGAAGAGCAGAGgctaaaggaggaggaggaggagaagaagcgcaaggaagaggaggaggcagacaaggaagaggaggaggacaaGGATGAGGATGAGGAGGATGAGGacgagaaagaggaagaggacgaGGAAGACGCTGCCGCTGGCCAGGCCAAGGATGAGCTGTAG
- the RAD23A gene encoding UV excision repair protein RAD23 homolog A isoform X1, translated as MAVTITLKTLQQQTFKIRMEPDETVKVLKEKIEAEKGRDAFPVAGQKLIYAGKILSDDVPIKDYHIDEKNFVVVMVTKAKTSPGTSVPPEASPTAAPESSTSFPSAPASGMSNPPPTAREDKSPSEESAPTTSPESVSGSVPSSGSSGREEDAASTLVTGSEYETMLTEIMSMGYERERVVAALRASYNNPHRAVEYLLTGIPGSPEPEHGSVQESQVPEQPATEAAGENPLEFLRDQPQFQNMRQVIQQNPALLPALLQQLGQENPQLLQQISRHQEQFIQMLNEPPGELADISDVEGEVGAIGEEAPQMNYIQVTPQEKEAIERLKALGFPESLVIQAYFACEKNENLAANFLLSQNFDDE; from the exons ATGGCCGTCACGATCACGCTCAAAACGCTGCAGCAGCAGACCTTCAAGATCCGCATGGAGCCTGATGAGACG GTGAAGGTGCTGAAGGAGAAGATAGAAGCTGAGAAGGGTCGTGATGCTTTCCCCGTGGCTGGACAGAAACTCATCTATGCTGGCAAGATCCTGAGCGATGATGTCCCCATCAAGGACTATCACATCGATGAGAAGAACTTCGTGGTCGTCATGGTGACCAAG GCCAAAACTAGCCCAGGCACCTCAGTACCCCCAGAGGCTTCACCCACTGCTGCCCCGGAGTCTTCCACATCTTTCCCATCGGCCCCTGCCTCAGGCATGTCCAATCCCCCACCTACCGCCAGAGAGGACAAGAGCCCATCGGAGGAATCAGCCCCCACGACCTCCCCGGAGTCTGTGTCCGG CTCTGTTCCCTCTTCAGGTAGCAGCGGGCGAGAGGAAGACGCGGCCTCCACGCTAG TGACTGGCTCTGAGTACGAGACGATGCTGACGGAGATCATGTCCATGGGCTACGAGCGGGAGCGGGTCGTGGCTGCCCTGAGGGCCAGCTATAACAATCCCCACCGGGCCGTGGAGTATCTACTCACG GGAATTCCTGGGAGCCCCGAGCCGGAACACGGTTCTGTCCAGGAGAGCCAAGTACCCGAGCAGCCAGCCACAGAAGCAG CAGGAGAGAACCCCTTGGAATTCCTGCGGGATCAGCCCCAGTTCCAGAACATGCGGCAGGTGATTCAGCAGAATCCGGCGCTGCTGCCAGCCCTGCTTCAGCAGCTGGGCCAGGAGAACCCCCAGCTTTTACAG CAAATCAGCCGGCACCAGGAGCAATTCATCCAGATGTTGAACGAGCCCCCTGGGGAGCTGGCAGACATCTCGGACGTGGAGGGTGAGGTGGGCGCGATAGGCGAGGAGGCCCCACAGATGAACTACATCCAGGTGACACCGCAGGAAAAAGAGGCTATAGAGAGG TTGAAGGCCCTGGGCTTCCCAGAGAGCCTGGTGATCCAGGCCTACTTCGCTTGTGAAAAAAACGAGAACTTGGCTGCCAACTTCCTCCTGAGTCAGAACTTTGATGACGAGTGA
- the RAD23A gene encoding UV excision repair protein RAD23 homolog A isoform X2 translates to MAVTITLKTLQQQTFKIRMEPDETVKVLKEKIEAEKGRDAFPVAGQKLIYAGKILSDDVPIKDYHIDEKNFVVVMVTKAKTSPGTSVPPEASPTAAPESSTSFPSAPASGMSNPPPTAREDKSPSEESAPTTSPESVSGSVPSSGSSGREEDAASTLVTGSEYETMLTEIMSMGYERERVVAALRASYNNPHRAVEYLLTGIPGSPEPEHGSVQESQVPEQPATEAGENPLEFLRDQPQFQNMRQVIQQNPALLPALLQQLGQENPQLLQQISRHQEQFIQMLNEPPGELADISDVEGEVGAIGEEAPQMNYIQVTPQEKEAIERLKALGFPESLVIQAYFACEKNENLAANFLLSQNFDDE, encoded by the exons ATGGCCGTCACGATCACGCTCAAAACGCTGCAGCAGCAGACCTTCAAGATCCGCATGGAGCCTGATGAGACG GTGAAGGTGCTGAAGGAGAAGATAGAAGCTGAGAAGGGTCGTGATGCTTTCCCCGTGGCTGGACAGAAACTCATCTATGCTGGCAAGATCCTGAGCGATGATGTCCCCATCAAGGACTATCACATCGATGAGAAGAACTTCGTGGTCGTCATGGTGACCAAG GCCAAAACTAGCCCAGGCACCTCAGTACCCCCAGAGGCTTCACCCACTGCTGCCCCGGAGTCTTCCACATCTTTCCCATCGGCCCCTGCCTCAGGCATGTCCAATCCCCCACCTACCGCCAGAGAGGACAAGAGCCCATCGGAGGAATCAGCCCCCACGACCTCCCCGGAGTCTGTGTCCGG CTCTGTTCCCTCTTCAGGTAGCAGCGGGCGAGAGGAAGACGCGGCCTCCACGCTAG TGACTGGCTCTGAGTACGAGACGATGCTGACGGAGATCATGTCCATGGGCTACGAGCGGGAGCGGGTCGTGGCTGCCCTGAGGGCCAGCTATAACAATCCCCACCGGGCCGTGGAGTATCTACTCACG GGAATTCCTGGGAGCCCCGAGCCGGAACACGGTTCTGTCCAGGAGAGCCAAGTACCCGAGCAGCCAGCCACAGAAGCAG GAGAGAACCCCTTGGAATTCCTGCGGGATCAGCCCCAGTTCCAGAACATGCGGCAGGTGATTCAGCAGAATCCGGCGCTGCTGCCAGCCCTGCTTCAGCAGCTGGGCCAGGAGAACCCCCAGCTTTTACAG CAAATCAGCCGGCACCAGGAGCAATTCATCCAGATGTTGAACGAGCCCCCTGGGGAGCTGGCAGACATCTCGGACGTGGAGGGTGAGGTGGGCGCGATAGGCGAGGAGGCCCCACAGATGAACTACATCCAGGTGACACCGCAGGAAAAAGAGGCTATAGAGAGG TTGAAGGCCCTGGGCTTCCCAGAGAGCCTGGTGATCCAGGCCTACTTCGCTTGTGAAAAAAACGAGAACTTGGCTGCCAACTTCCTCCTGAGTCAGAACTTTGATGACGAGTGA